CCGCTCCCGCTTCCGCGAACTGGTGCTGGGCGGCATGACCCGTTTCATGCTGAGGCACATGACGGTTCCGGTGTTGATGAGCCATTGAGCGAGGTGGTGGAGTGCCGGCTTCGATGCCCCCACCCCAACCCTCCCCCGCTGGGCGGGGGAGGGGGTAGGCGCTTTAGCGGAAAAGCGGCGGCAGTCCCTCCCCTGCGCAGCGGGGGAGGTTAGGTGGGGGCATCGAAGCCGGCACTCCACCCATTCGCCGATCCGTGGGGTTAAGCGACCGCCCCGCTGCCCCCGAGTCCCTCTGCAACCACCGCGAGTCGCTCCTCGCGGCCCGTGGGGAAAAGCGACCGGCACCCTTTTTCCACCCTGTCCCCCGTGGGGAAAAGCGTCGGAATCGTGGGGAAAAGCGGCGCGACTCGGGCTTTCCCCATGGGGATAAGCGGCGACTCAACTAATAAGTCTAACAACTAACCGTCGACTAGCCCGGTCGCCTAACCCCACATTGACTCCACCGCCCGCCGCTCACCAGGATGCCACAACATCCGGGTGAGGCTGCCATGGGCGACATACACAGGCTGGTGATCGAACATGGCCGGGACAAGGCGCGCGCCCTGGTCCGGCCGGAGGAGCGGACGCTGGTGGACATCGCCGCCGACATCCTGGCGGACGAGAACCAGCATCTCGGCATCACCTACAGCGGATTCTGCCTGACCAGCCTGCCGCACAAGAAGCTGGCCGACGACGTTCCCTGGGAAAAGCGCGGTCATCAGGTGACGCTGCTGGTCGAACCGGGCCGGCTGAAGGTGAACGGCAAGATGAAGCTGTTCGGCGTCCCCTATGGCGCGCGGGCGCGGATGATCCTGATCTATCTGCAGACCCAGGCCGTGCGCACCGGCCGGCGCGAGGTCGAACTCGGCCGCTCCATGCGCGACTGGCTGACCCGGATGGGGATCAGCGTCGGCGGCGAGACCTTCCGCGGCTTCCGCGAACAGTCGCTGCGCATTTCCGCCTGCACCCTGAAATTCTTCTGGGACGGCGAGGACGCCGACGTCTTCGAGAAGGGCGGCATCGTCAAGCGCGGGCTGATCTTCCACGACGATCTCGGCGACGACCGCCAGGGCACGCTGTGGAACGACGTGGTGCAGTTGGACGAGACCTTCTTCCAGGCCCTGCGCGACCACCCGGTGCCGCTGCTGGAGGAGGCGGTGCGGCAGTTGAAGGACCGCTCGCTCAGCCTCGACCTCTATGTCTGGCTGGCTTATCGGCTGCATTCGCTGAGCCGGCCGCAGCCGATCTCCTGGCCGTCGCTCTATGCCCAGTTCGGCGCCGGCTACGACCAGATGAAGCATTTCAAGCCACGCTTCGTCCAGGCCCTGCAATATGCGCTGGCAGCCTATCCGGATGCGAAAGTCGAACCGGCCGACGACGGCGTCGTCCTGCACCCCAGCCGCCCGCCCATCGCCCGCCTGCTGGCCTAGGGGCGTGGGGTTAAGCGACCGCCGCCGAACCATCCCCGGTCGCTTTCCCCCACACCCCCGAAAGCGCGCCTCGACCATTGACGCACGTCATTGGGCCGCCCTCCCCCTCCCCCTATGATCGCCGCGAGTTCCCGAACCGGAGAGGCCTTGCCTTGGACGCGCTGTCGCTGCTGGATGCCGGACTGAATCAGTGTGCCGTGGTCATCGACCGCGACGGCGGGCTGTTGCTGGCCCTGCTGACCGCCGGGCTGGTCGGCGGCACCACCCATTGCACCGGCATGTGCGGTCCCTTCGTGCTGGCCCAGGTATCGGCGCGGCTGGAGCGGGTGCCGCTGTCGGCGATGTCGGAATTCCGGCGCCTGACCGGAGCGGCGGTGCTGCCCTACCATGCCGGCCGGGCGACCACCTATGCGCTGATCGGCGCGCTGTCGGCCTCGGTCGCCGGCCATGTCGGGGCGCTGCCCGGCCTGCGTTGGCTGTCGGTGGCGCTGCTGGCGCTGGCGGCGCTGTTCTTCCTCGGCTATGCCGTACGCAACGTCCTGTCCTGGCTGCCCAGGATGCCGTCCTTGGGCAGCAACGGGCTGCAGCGCTGGTGGGGCGACCGGGTGTCCCGGCTCGCCCGGCCGCTGTTCGGCAATCCGACCGGCTGGCGCGGCTATGGGCTGGGTGTGGCGCTGGGCTTCATCCCCTGCGGGATGCTCTATGGCGCCATCGCGGTGGCGGCGGCGAGCGGCAGCGCGCTGACCGGCGCCCTCGGCATGGGCGCCTTCGCGCTCGGCACGGTGCCGAGCCTGCTGGCGGTCGGGCTGGCCGGCCACATCGCCGGCCGCACCTGGCGGATCGCCGTCGTCCGCGTCGCCCCGGCGATCATGCTGGTGAACGCCGGGGTTCTTGGCTGGATGGCGTGGAAGCTGGTTGCGTAAACCGCCCCCGCCTCCTGGCTCAATGCAGGCCCTTGCCCTTCAGCGCGTCGCCCAGCGGGATCTGTCCGCTGCCGGGCTTCAGCGGCTGCTGCTGGCTTTCATGCGGCGACCAGCCGGCGAGATAGAGCACCTCGAAGGTCACCGGAATCCGCCCGTCCGGCTCGGCGTAAAGCCGGGCATAGCGCTGGACCGCGTCGAACAGCATGGACCGGGTTGCCGGAACCTTGCGACGGGCCAGCACCGCGTTGGTCTCGCCCATGCTGCGCAGCTCGCGCATCAGGGCGAAGGCGTCGGAGTAGGTCACGGTGATGACGTCGCTGTCGACCACCGGCAGGGCGAAGCCGGCGCGTTGCAGCAACCCGCCGGCATCCTTGATCTCGGCGAAGGGCGACACGCGGGGGGAGACGCCGCCCGACACTTCCATCTCCGCCTCGAAGAGGCAGCGGCGCAGTTCGGCCAGCGTCTGGCCGCCGAGCATCGACGCGCAGAAGAACCCATCCGGCTTCAACGCCTGCCGGATCTGCACCAGGGCACCCGGCAGGTCGTTGACCCAGTGCAGACTGAGATTGCTGACCACCAGATCGAAGCTGCCGGCGGCGAAGGGCAGGAACTCCTCGTCGGCGGCGACCGTCGGGTTGCCCGGACCGCCGGCGGCGCGCGCGAAGTCCGGCGACAGGTCGCAGGCGACCAGCCGCTCGATCCCCTTGCGGCCTTTCAGGATACGTCCCATCGCCCCGTCGTGGCAGCCGACGTCGAGCGCCAGCGGGAAGGGACGGATCACGTCCTCCAGCCGGTCGGCCAGCCGGTCGGCGATCTCCTCGAACAGGAAGGCGTGATCGGTGAATTCGGCGACGGCGCGGTCGCGGCGGCGGCGGACCAGCGCGCGGTCGAAGACGGTCATGCTGTCGGGGCTTGTCATGGCCGCACTATACCCCAGCCCGGCGGCACGACAACCGTGCTACACTCGCAGCCCAGCCACCTTCTCCACGCCACCGCTCCCGATCGGGACCGTAACCGGACAGGCATTGGAATGGGCATCGACGAAGCCATCGCCGTCAGCCACGAAGCGCTGATGGTCATCCTGAAGATTTCGCTGCCGCCGCTGGGCATCACCGCCCTGCTGTCGGCCGGGCTGATGCTGTTCCAGAGCGCCACCAACATCAACGAGTCGTCGCTGCAGCAGGATGTGAAATTCTTCGCGACGCTGCTGATCCTGTTCGCCACCGGCCCGGCGATCTATCTGGCGCTGCGCGACTACACCGGCGTGATCTTCGAACGCATCGCCATGCTGCAGTGACGGGTCCGGCCGATGCAGGCGCCTGCCCCTCTCGCCGGAATTGGCCGCATCGCAACCGGTGCGGCGACCCTGCTGCTCGACGCGCTGCTGCCCCCGCGCTGCCTCAGCTGCGGCGAGGCGGTGGACCGCCAGGGCGGCCTGTGCGCCGCCTGCTGGGTCAAGCTGCGCTTCATCGCCCCGCCGCTGTGCGCCTGCTGCGGCCTGCCCTTCGAGTATGAGGCGCAGGAGGGCACGCTGTGCGGCGCCTGCATGGCCTCACCGCCGCCCTTCGCCCGCGCCCGCGCCGTCCTGGCCTATGACGACGGCAGCCGGCCGCTGGTGCTGGGCTTCAAGCATGGCGACCGCATCCATGCCGCCAAGGCCTACGGCGTCTGGCTGGCCCGCGCCGGGCGGGAGTTGCTGGAGGATGCCGACCGGCTGCTGCCGGTGCCGCTGCACCGCGCCCGCCTGTTCCACCGCCGCTACAACCAGGCGGCCCTGCTGGCGCAGGCGCTGTCGCGCCACTGCGGCGTTCCCGCCACCCCCGACCTGTTGCAACGCCACCGATCCACCCCGACCCAGGGCGGGCTGGACCGCCAGGGGCGCCATCGCAACGTCAAGGGCGCCTTCCGCCTGCGGCCGGGACAGTCGGTAAAGGGC
The Azospirillum sp. TSA2s DNA segment above includes these coding regions:
- a CDS encoding methyltransferase domain-containing protein, which translates into the protein MTSPDSMTVFDRALVRRRRDRAVAEFTDHAFLFEEIADRLADRLEDVIRPFPLALDVGCHDGAMGRILKGRKGIERLVACDLSPDFARAAGGPGNPTVAADEEFLPFAAGSFDLVVSNLSLHWVNDLPGALVQIRQALKPDGFFCASMLGGQTLAELRRCLFEAEMEVSGGVSPRVSPFAEIKDAGGLLQRAGFALPVVDSDVITVTYSDAFALMRELRSMGETNAVLARRKVPATRSMLFDAVQRYARLYAEPDGRIPVTFEVLYLAGWSPHESQQQPLKPGSGQIPLGDALKGKGLH
- a CDS encoding flagellar biosynthetic protein FliQ; translation: MGIDEAIAVSHEALMVILKISLPPLGITALLSAGLMLFQSATNINESSLQQDVKFFATLLILFATGPAIYLALRDYTGVIFERIAMLQ
- a CDS encoding ComF family protein, which produces MQAPAPLAGIGRIATGAATLLLDALLPPRCLSCGEAVDRQGGLCAACWVKLRFIAPPLCACCGLPFEYEAQEGTLCGACMASPPPFARARAVLAYDDGSRPLVLGFKHGDRIHAAKAYGVWLARAGRELLEDADRLLPVPLHRARLFHRRYNQAALLAQALSRHCGVPATPDLLQRHRSTPTQGGLDRQGRHRNVKGAFRLRPGQSVKGQRLVIVDDVMTTGATLAECARVLLRAGAARIDVLTLARVVHR
- a CDS encoding replication protein RepA, which translates into the protein MGDIHRLVIEHGRDKARALVRPEERTLVDIAADILADENQHLGITYSGFCLTSLPHKKLADDVPWEKRGHQVTLLVEPGRLKVNGKMKLFGVPYGARARMILIYLQTQAVRTGRREVELGRSMRDWLTRMGISVGGETFRGFREQSLRISACTLKFFWDGEDADVFEKGGIVKRGLIFHDDLGDDRQGTLWNDVVQLDETFFQALRDHPVPLLEEAVRQLKDRSLSLDLYVWLAYRLHSLSRPQPISWPSLYAQFGAGYDQMKHFKPRFVQALQYALAAYPDAKVEPADDGVVLHPSRPPIARLLA
- a CDS encoding sulfite exporter TauE/SafE family protein, whose translation is MDALSLLDAGLNQCAVVIDRDGGLLLALLTAGLVGGTTHCTGMCGPFVLAQVSARLERVPLSAMSEFRRLTGAAVLPYHAGRATTYALIGALSASVAGHVGALPGLRWLSVALLALAALFFLGYAVRNVLSWLPRMPSLGSNGLQRWWGDRVSRLARPLFGNPTGWRGYGLGVALGFIPCGMLYGAIAVAAASGSALTGALGMGAFALGTVPSLLAVGLAGHIAGRTWRIAVVRVAPAIMLVNAGVLGWMAWKLVA